From the Hevea brasiliensis isolate MT/VB/25A 57/8 chromosome 15, ASM3005281v1, whole genome shotgun sequence genome, one window contains:
- the LOC110632232 gene encoding uncharacterized protein LOC110632232, whose protein sequence is MSQGYAIELYFDPALENQVLKAWNVLARRQISTQLIEIESRPHITLYSSSFVEPTKLESIVKTFASKQEPLPLSLSAIGGLPNDNNFLFLAPTPSLSLLQFHSQLYDALKKEGIEISEEYRPDSWIPYCAVAQDVPKARIGEAFCVLRDLKLPVTGYAMDIGLVEFSPVRELFSFVLGNSVE, encoded by the coding sequence ATGTCACAAGGCTATGCAATTGAGCTTTATTTCGATCCAGCCCTTGAAAACCAGGTCTTGAAGGCCTGGAACGTGCTAGCTCGACGCCAAATCAGCACCCAACTCATCGAAATCGAGTCTCGCCCTCACATAACCCTCTATTCTAGCTCGTTTGTTGAGCCTACTAAACTGGAATCGATAGTCAAGACCTTTGCCTCGAAGCAGGAACCATTACCCTTATCTCTCTCTGCAATTGGGGGTCTTCCAAATGACAACAATTTCCTCTTTTTAGCCCCTACGCCGTCACTTTCACTTCTTCAATTTCATTCTCAGTTGTACGATGCATTGAAGAAGGAGGGAATTGAGATCAGTGAAGAGTACCGCCCTGACTCCTGGATTCCTTATTGTGCAGTGGCTCAAGATGTGCCAAAGGCAAGGATAGGAGAGGCATTTTGTGTTTTGAGAGACTTGAAGTTGCCGGTTACTGGGTATGCAATGGATATTGGGTTGGTGGAATTCTCACCAGTTCGTGAATTATTCTCATTTGTCCTTGGCAATTCAGTAGAATGA
- the LOC110632230 gene encoding xyloglucan O-acetyltransferase 4: MKSSSPSPSPSSLFLYSKKNRCLSMGRLVPFFLSSLGLTTIFCLFILYSPNPFRSIPKHNDPNQKLLVIKPEKEKENCDLYKGEWIPDLEGSKYTNSSCATIPNSKNCFRNGRKDTDFLNWRWKPEKCDVPRIDPKAFLEIVRGKTLAFIGDSVARNHMESLLCLLSQAEVPIDAYKDKDDRNRIWYFPAHQFTLKILWTKFLVVGEERKINDSSSGIFDLYLDKVDDNWTRALHTIDYIIISDGHWFFRPIYLHKGSNVVACVYCNEPNVTDRGVSFAVSMAFRAALGHINHCKKCKGVITLLRTFSPSHFENGFWNTGGSCNRTSPFSEKEIDYGAREWELRNMQVEEIERANRKRKEGKRFEVLDVTRAMLMRPDGHPGDYWGNKWMKGYNDCVHWCLPGPIDLWSDLLLAVLRRLS, encoded by the exons ATGAAGTCTTCTTCTCCTTCTCCATctccttcttctctttttctataTAGCAAAAAGAACAGATGCCTCAGCATGGGGAGGCTGGTTCCTTTCTTCTTGTCTTCTCTGGGTTTAACAACTATTTTCTGCTTGTTCATTCTTTATTCGCCAAACCCTTTTAGGTCAATTCCTAAACATAATGACCCTAATCAAAAGCTCCTCGTGATCAAGCCAGAAAAGG AGAAGGAGAATTGCGACTTGTATAAGGGTGAGTGGATACCAGACCTTGAAGGGTCTAAATATACAAATTCAAGCTGTGCAACAATTCCCAATTCAAAGAACTGTTTCAGGAATGGAAGGAAAGATACAGATTTCCTTAATTGGAGATGGAAACCAGAGAAATGTGATGTTCCAAGGATTGATCCCAAGGCCTTCTTGGAAATTGTTCGAGGAAAAACACTGGCATTCATCGGTGACTCAGTTGCCAGGAACCACATGGAATCACTCCTTTGCCTCTTGTCACAG GCGGAAGTTCCAATAGATGCTTACAAGGACAAAGATGACAGAAACAGAATATGGTACTTTCCTGCTCATCAGTTCACTCTTAAAATCCTATGGACAAAATTCCTGGTAGTCGGCGAGGAGAGAAAGATCAACGATTCTTCGTCTGGAATTTTCGACTTGTATCTGGACAAGGTTGATGACAACTGGACTAGAGCTCTCCACACCATTGATTACATTATCATCTCCGACGGACACTGGTTCTTCAGACCAATATACCTACATAAAGGTTCAAATGTTGTAGCATGTGTCTACTGCAACGAACCAAATGTGACTGATCGAGGTGTTAGCTTTGCTGTGAGTATGGCATTTCGAGCTGCTTTGGGTCATATTAATCACTGCAAGAAATGCAAGGGCGTAATCACATTGTTGAGGACATTCTCACCATCCCATTTTGAGAATGGGTTTTGGAACACCGGAGGAAGCTGCAACAGGACAAGTCCTTTCAGTGAAAAGGAGATTGACTATGGAGCTCGTGAGTGGGAACTCAGGAACATGCAGGTAGAGGAGATTGAAAGAGCAAACAGGAAAAGAAAGGAAGGGAAGAGGTTTGAGGTTTTGGATGTCACAAGGGCTATGCTTATGAGACCTGATGGGCATCCGGGAGATTACTGGGGCAACAAATGGATGAAGGGTTATAATGACTGTGTTCATTGGTGCTTGCCAGGTCCCATTGATTTGTGGAGCGATTTGTTGCTGGCTGTTCTCAGGAGGCTGAGTTGA